The following DNA comes from Terriglobia bacterium.
TGGAACCACCTTCGGGGGCAATCCGGTCTCTTGTGCGGCATCGGTGGCGACCATCAAGGCCATTCGGGAGGAGAAGATGCTCGAGAACTGCCAGAGGCTGAGTACCGAGGCCTTTTCGCGGCTAAAGAAAATGAAGAATGACAACCCGCTGGTCGGCGATGTCCGGGGACTGGGCTTCATGATTGGGGTGGAGTTTATTGACAGGGACGGACAGCCAAGCCCCACGGCGACCGAGAAGGTGCTGAATCGATGCCTGGAGGCGGGACTGATTCTCATCAGCTGTGGCACGGCGGGAAATGTAATTCGAATTATCCCGCCCCTGAATATCACGAGGGAACAATTGCATCAAGGACTTGATATCTTCGAGACCTCGCTGCATGCAGTTGCTGAGGTGGAACTCGAGGTGGCGCACGCTTGAGGCATCGCGGGCAAAGAACGGCGGGTTGGATCGATGGCCTGGCCAGGTTCATCGGGGCTTCGGAACCATTCAATCCGCGGATAAGCTACGGACATTCGCCGAGGATCTCGATTCAGGACCGTTCGGCGGTATGAATTGAGGCTGTCGACATGTCCTTTTTTAAACCAATCTCGGGGGGCGCAAGTTCCCTTTTCATGGGAATGAAACCCATCCGATTTCAAGAATTCCTAAATTTTTTGCGAGGTCTTCTATGGAACGAATGAGAACTCTTATTATGGGCGCGGCGGGCCGTGATTTTCACAACTTCAATCTCTGCTTCCGAGACAACGAGGCCTACGAGGTCGTTGCTTTCACGGCCACTCAAATCCCAAACATTGATGGAAGAAAATATCCCTCTGAGCTGGCCGGAAAATTCTATCCCGAGGGGATTTCGATTTACCCTGAGCACGAGCTGGAGCGCTTGATTTGCGCCCAGAAGATCCAGCAGGTGGTATTTTCATACAGTGACGTCACTCACCTGCACGTCATGCATATTGCATCGCGCGTCATCGCCGCGGGGGCCGACTTCCGGCTCCTGGGGGCGGAGCAAACCATGCTGGAATCCAAGGTGCCCGTCGTGTCGGTCTGCGCCGTCCGCACGGGCAGTGGCAAGTCCCAGACGACGCGAAAGGTGTGTGACATCCTTCAACGCCGCGGGCGTCGGGTGGTGGCCGTACGTCACCCCATGCCGTACGGCGACCTGGTGAAGCAGCGCGTCCAGCGCTTCGCCAAAGTCGAGGATCTGGATCTTCACGAATGCACCATCGAGGAGCGAGAAGAGTATGAACCGCACATCGACCGCGGGATCGTCGTCTACGCGGGCGTTGACTACGAAGCGATTCTGCGGCAGGCTGAACAGGAGGCTGATGTCGTCGTCTGGGATGGCGGCAACAACGACCTTCCCTTCTATCGAGCCCAGATTGAGATCGTGGTCGTGGACCCGCATCGGCCGGGCCACGAGATTCTGTATCATCCCGGAGAGGCAAACCTGCTCCGGGCTCATGTGATTATCATCAATAAAATCCAGACGGCCAATGCCGCGGACATTGAAACGGTCCGC
Coding sequences within:
- a CDS encoding cyclic 2,3-diphosphoglycerate synthase, with the protein product MERMRTLIMGAAGRDFHNFNLCFRDNEAYEVVAFTATQIPNIDGRKYPSELAGKFYPEGISIYPEHELERLICAQKIQQVVFSYSDVTHLHVMHIASRVIAAGADFRLLGAEQTMLESKVPVVSVCAVRTGSGKSQTTRKVCDILQRRGRRVVAVRHPMPYGDLVKQRVQRFAKVEDLDLHECTIEEREEYEPHIDRGIVVYAGVDYEAILRQAEQEADVVVWDGGNNDLPFYRAQIEIVVVDPHRPGHEILYHPGEANLLRAHVIIINKIQTANAADIETVRKNIRQYNPKATVIDCASPIFVPNPDLILGKTVLVIEDGPTLTHGEMTYGAGIVAAERFGAAAIVDPRPYVVGSIAETFQKYPKIGTLLPAMGYGKKQIHELETTINKADCDLVLIATPIDLGRILKINKPSMRVTYELQELGKPDLEDALKGI